A single window of Tetrapisispora phaffii CBS 4417 chromosome 16, complete genome DNA harbors:
- the FET5 gene encoding ferroxidase FET5 (similar to Saccharomyces cerevisiae FET5 (YFL041W); ancestral locus Anc_8.17), whose protein sequence is MNLLWLILAVKLEFSLAKTHQFNFTAGWVNANPDGVTERQMIGFNGVWPIPDIHVNKGDRVELYLTNKLGEGIGTSLHFHGLFMNSSYGNANQADGPEMVTQCPIMNGDMYLYNFTVPNQAGTYWYHAHSGSQYGDGMRAAFIIHDEDEPFEYDDEMVISLADLYVDHSYDLTRKFLSRFNPTGAEPIPSNILFNNTMNATLNFEPEKTYLLRFINMGLFVSQFIAIEDHEMTIVEIDGVFIKPNSTDLLSIASGQRISVLVKAKKEDPGRNFAIMQMMDVNMLDVVPEDLVLNRTNYISYNEDYSKPKAFTVPDFKSATNDFYLRPIDEIELLDKYDVQIQFDVRMDNLGDGVNYAFFNNISYTSPKIPTLTTLLTSGELGSNPLIYGDNINAHVLKGGEIIEVVLNNYDPGRHPFHLHGHNFQIVQKSGAYREDKDYPPEEQDSITIPYNESFPLMPMPDYPMIRDTVVLEPNGHVVIRFRADNPGVWLFHCHVNWHVEQGLAAVFIEDPLVLQEREQLSDNYRQICSHGGFINEGNAAGHSDDWFNMDDLPRQKNSLPDGFQLKGYIAFFISTVIGLFGLYTITQYGLQDSIPNDQEVYSRLKSILEENNLNE, encoded by the coding sequence ATGAATCTATTGTGGCTAATTCTGGCTGTAAAACTGGAATTTAGTTTGGCCAAGACACatcaatttaattttactgCTGGATGGGTTAATGCCAATCCAGATGGTGTCACTGAGAGGCAGATGATTGGATTTAATGGTGTGTGGCCTATACCTGATATACATGTCAATAAGGGTGACCGTGTTGAGCTTTATTTGACAAATAAATTGGGGGAAGGTATTGGGACGAGTTTGCATTTCCATGGATTGTTTATGAACAGTAGTTATGGAAACGCAAACCAAGCAGATGGTCCTGAGATGGTCACTCAATGTCCTATCATGAATGGAGATATGTATCTTTACAATTTCACCGTTCCAAATCAAGCCGGTACTTATTGGTACCATGCACATTCTGGTAGTCAATACGGTGACGGTATGAGGGCTGCGTTTATAATCCATGACGAAGATGAACCTTTTGAGTACGATGACGAGATGGTGATCAGTTTGGCTGATTTATACGTTGATCATTCATATGACTTGACAAGGAAATTCCTTTCCAGATTTAATCCCACAGGTGCAGAACCTATTCCAagtaatattttgtttaataatacCATGAATGCCacattaaattttgagCCAGAAAAGACTTATTTACTTAGATTTATCAACATGGGGTTATTTGTCTCACAATTTATTGCTATTGAGGACCATGAAATGACAATTGTGGAGATTGACGGTGTCTTTATCAAACCAAATTCAACGGATTTACTTTCGATAGCTTCAGGTCAACGTATCTCTGTTTTAGTAAAAgcaaagaaagaagatCCAGGAAGGAATTTTGCTATAATGCAAATGATGGATGTTAATATGTTAGATGTTGTACCAGAGGATTTGGTTCTTAACAGAActaattatatatcttaCAATGAGGATTACTCAAAACCTAAAGCCTTTACTGTTCCAGATTTTAAATCAGCCACTAATGACTTTTACTTGAGACCGATCGACGAAATAGAACTGTTGGATAAATACGATGTGCAGATACAGTTTGACGTCAGAATGGATAATCTAGGAGACGGTGTGAATTAtgcattttttaataacatttcCTATACTAGTCCAAAAATTCCAACATTAACAACATTATTAACTTCTGGTGAACTCGGTTCGAACCCTCTTATCTATGGTGACAATATAAATGCACATGTGTTGAAAGGTGGGGAAATTATTGAAGTAGTTCTGAATAACTATGATCCAGGTAGACATCCATTCCATTTACATGGTCATAATTTCCAAATTGTTCAAAAATCTGGTGCTTATCGTGAAGACAAAGATTATCCCCCAGAGGAACAAGATTCAATTACTATCCCATATAATGAGAGCTTCCCATTAATGCCAATGCCAGATTATCCTATGATTAGAGACACAGTTGTTCTGGAGCCAAATGGGCATGTTGTCATTAGATTCAGAGCTGATAATCCTGGTGTCTGGCTGTTCCATTGCCATGTTAACTGGCATGTCGAACAAGGTTTGGCTGCAGTTTTCATTGAAGATCCTCTTGTTCTACAAGAAAGGGAACAATTGTCAGATAATTACCGCCAAATATGTTCCCATGGGGGCTTCATTAACGAAGGTAATGCAGCAGGTCATTCAGATGATTGGTTTAATATGGATGATTTGCCAAGACAAAAGAATTCACTACCTGATGGTTTCCAGCTGAAAGGTTACATtgcattttttatttcaacGGTTATTGGTTTATTTGGTCTTTATACCATAACCCAGTATGGATTGCAAGATTCCATTCCTAATGACCAAGAAGTTTATTCAAGATTAAAATCAATCctagaagaaaataatctcaatgaataa